Proteins encoded within one genomic window of Bombina bombina isolate aBomBom1 chromosome 1, aBomBom1.pri, whole genome shotgun sequence:
- the LOC128639022 gene encoding threonylcarbamoyl-AMP synthase-like yields the protein MAPTIYKKQESAKSDDVPESCLVPHSHRTSSVRTIAQILEGGGVCGIPTDTVYALAASCKHPDAISRIYTIKERPSEKPICICISNLEQLRVIEPPFSPLLWRFMDMVYPGGISCIVPKGDWLERLGVGAAYDKVGTQDNIMIRVPDHTVTAHLTDMTGPLAITSANPSGESDSTHHDMVITRLSHKLDAVLRDGYSNELVGSTVVNCTNIDEGFITILREGCVPAAKIMQLFECAKNTQDVL from the exons ATGGCACCCACCATCTATAAG AAGCAAGAGTCAGCTAAGAGTGATGATGTTCCTGAGTCGTGCCTTGTACCTCACTCTCACCGTACCAGCAGCGTGAGGACCATTGCACAGATACTGGAGGGAGGAGGAGTGTGTGGAATTCCCACTGACACTGTGTATGCTCTTGCTGCTTCCTGTAAACACCCAGATGCTATCAGCAGGATCTATACCATAAAG GAACGACCATCAGAGAAGCCCATCTGTATTTGCATCTCTAACTTGGAACAGCTAAGAGTAATTGAGCCTCCATTCAGTCCCCTCCTCTGGAGGTTCATGGACATGGTCTACCCAGGGGGCATTAGCTGCATTGTACCAAAAGGAGACTGGCTGGAAAGGCTAG gtGTAGGTGCAGCTTATGATAAGGTCGGGACACAGGACAACATCATGATACGGGTTCCAGACCACACAGTTACTGCTCACTTAACAGACATGACAGGACCCCTAGCCATTACTTCAGCTAATCCAAGCGGGGAAAGTGACAGCACCCACCATGACATGGTCATAAC GCGCTTGAGTCATAAATTAGATGCTGTTCTCCGTGATGGATATTCCAATGAACTTGTAGGGTCCACAGTGGTAAACTGTACAAACATAGATGAAG GCTTTATCACAATACTGCGTGAAGGCTGTGTGCCTGCCGCTAAGATTATGCAGCTGTTTGAATGTGCAAAGAACACACAGGATGTGCTATAA